A DNA window from Pithys albifrons albifrons isolate INPA30051 chromosome 7, PitAlb_v1, whole genome shotgun sequence contains the following coding sequences:
- the LOC139673903 gene encoding zinc finger protein 397-like: MEEEAARKRKVPRNPQAGPELSTESTEDNSPRQNLLAEAVLNGFTDQEVSGEENPRRSASRRISKTRPVCSEEEKPTQCLKDGRGLSRCSDPVMQQRHHSREKRYKCLECGKNFSQSYSLIRHQMIHTGEWAYKCGECGKGCSCTSELIRHQRIHTGERPYECSECGKNFRTISQLFSHQRTHTEERPFCCTHCRKRFKQNSHLVTHWSTHTGERPYRCEECGKSFTRSSVLTKHQRTHQ; the protein is encoded by the exons ATGGAGGAAGAGGCTGCGAGAAAGAGGAAGGTGCCCCGgaacccccaggcag gccctgagctgagcacggagagcacAGAGGACAATTCCCCCCGGCAaaacctgctggcagaggctgttttgaacgGCTTCACAGACCAGGAAGTGAGTGGGGAGGAAAATCCACGAAGATCTGCCAGCAGGAGAATCTCCAAAACTAGACCTGTGTGCTCTGAGGAGGAAAAACCAACCCAGTGCCTCAAAGATGGCCGTGGCTTGAGCAGGTGCTCTGACCCAGTGATGCAGCAGCGACATCACTCaagggagaagcgctacaagtgcttggaatgtgggaagaacTTCAGCCAGAGCTACAGCCTGATCCGCCACCAaatgatccacactggggaatgggCCTACAAgtgtggggaatgtgggaagggctgcagctgcacctCTGAGCTGATCCGCCATCAAAGGATCCACACCGGGGAACGTCCGTACGAGTGTTCGGAGTGCGGGAAGAATTTTAGGACCATCTCACAACTCTTCTcacatcagcgcacacacacagaggagaggcccttctgctgcacccaCTGCAGAAAGAGATTCAAACAAAACTCCCACCTCGTCACCCACTGGAGcacccacactggggagaggccatACAGGTgtgaggagtgtgggaagagcttcacccgGAGCTCTGTCTTGACCaaacaccaacggacccaccaaTAA
- the LOC139674284 gene encoding olfactory receptor 14C36-like — MAVIILRNISSDLSLLFPPWTVPNLQRQQMSNSSSISQFLLLPLADTQQLQLLHFWLFLGISLAALLGNGLIISAVACDHHLHTPMHFFLLNLSLTDLGSICTTVPKAMHNSLWDTRTISYAGCAAQLFLFLFFISAELSLLTIMCYDRYVAICKPLHYGTLLGSRACAHMAAAAWASGFLNALLHTANTFSLPLCQGNALNQFFCEVPQILKLSCSHSYLREVGFIVVSVCLGLGCFIFIVFSYVQIFRAVLRIPSEQGRHKAFSTCLPHLAVVSVFLSTAVFAYLKPPSISSQSLDLALSVLYSVVPPVLNPLIYSLRNQELKDAVRKMMTGYFSAARTCQFSSVQCSQ, encoded by the coding sequence atggctgtgattattctcagaaatatctcatctgatttgtcactgttatttcctccttggacagtgcccaacctccagaggcagcagatgtccaacagcagctccatcagccagttcctcctcctgccattggcagacacgcagcagctgcagctcctgcacttttggctcttcctgggcatctccctggctgccctcctgggcaacggcctcatcatcagcgccgtagcctgcgaccaccacctgcacacccccatgcacttcttcctgctcaacctgtccctcacagacctgggctccatctgcaccactgtccccaaagccatgcacaactccctctgggacaccagaACAATCTCCTAtgcaggatgtgctgcacagttgtttctgtttctctttttcatttcagcagagctttctctcctcaccatcatgtgctacgaccgctacgttgccatctgcaaacccctgcactacggaaccctcctgggcagcagagcttgtgcccacatggcagcagctgcctgggccagtggctttctcaatgctctgctgcacacagccaatacattttccctgcccctgtgccagggcaatgccctgaaccagttcttctgtgaagtcccacagatcctcaagctctcctgttCACACTCCTATCTCAGGGAGGTTGGCTTTATTGTGGTTAGTGTCTGTTTAGGacttggttgtttcattttcatagttttctcctatgtgcagatcttcagggctgtgctgaggatcccctctgagcagggacggcacaaagccttttccacgtgcctccctcacctggccgtggtctccgtgtttctcagcactgctgtgtttgcctatctgaagcctccctccatctcatcccaatccctggatctggccctgtcagttctgtactcggtggtgcctccagtactgaaccccctcatctacagcctgaggaaccaggagctcaaggatgctgtgaggaaaatgatgactggatacttttcagcagcaagaacctgccagttttcttctgtacagtgttCACAGTAA